The proteins below come from a single Lodderomyces elongisporus chromosome 3, complete sequence genomic window:
- the GUP1 gene encoding glycerol transporter (BUSCO:EOG0926235L), with the protein MYDWQTTAMLHNLRDFFSLEALDTRLAPSSNSAKKQQVIKRASSPSRLSSLEFKFYYVVFLIAVPSMFKAAMDASNESNPNYPRFQHLLSQGWLFGRKVDNSDQQYRFFRDNFPLLCILILFHVGLRKTLTLMFQIRKRTYFDLAFGIVFLVGAHGVNILKIGFHLTMNYLIGKLIKDKKTAIWATWIYGVSTLFLNDWYGMTRYGIPLLDQSFKGIIARWDVFYNFTLLRMISFNLDYIQRRSAKLKEKEEKSLSEQMRVVRNVDSYNNVNINVNNNKEEEEDDDAAVEFDFDDDKSLANLDDKGRLNAPLPLEDYNAFNYLAYVTYAPLFIAGPIVTFNDYIYQSNYQQSVTVKDYKRIFVYFLRFLFCLLTMEFVLHFMYVVAVSKTKAWEGDTPFQISMLGMFNLNVIWLKLLIPWRLFRFWSLLDGIDPPENMIRCMDNNFSALAFWRAWHRSFNRWVIRYIYIPMGGGGHYRILNSLLVFSFVAIWHDIELRLLMWGWLVVLFLIPEITATMYFARYNEKPWFRYLCGLGAVVNIWMMMIANLVGFCLGKDGTLQLVKQIFHSISGISFFVTSSFCLFVASQVMFELREREKRMGVDVRC; encoded by the exons ATGTACGATTGGCAA ACTACGGCAATGTTGCATAACTTGAGAGACTTTTTCTCTCTAGAGGCATTGGATACTAGACTTGCACCTTCGTCGAATTCtgcaaagaaacaacaggTTATCAAACGAGCCTCGTCTCCTTCACGATTGTCGAGTTTGGAGTTTAAATTTTACTATGTTGTATTTCTTATTGCTGTGCCGCTGATGTTCAAAGCAGCAATGGACGCTTCCAACGAATCAAATCCAAACTATCCACGTTTTCAACATCTACTTAGCCAAGGATGGCTTTTTGGCCGCAAAGTAGACAATTCCGACCAACAGTACAGGTTCTTTAGAGATAATTTCCCATTGCTATGTATATTGATATTATTTCACGTTGGGTTGAGGAAAACACTTACTTTGATGTTTCAGATACGAAAAAGGACATATTTTGACTTGGCATTTGGGATTGTATTTTTAGTAGGGGCACACGGAGTcaacattttgaaaattggcTTCCATTTGACTATGAACTATTTGATCGGAAAGTTGATCAAGGATAAAAAGACAGCCATTTGGGCAACTTGGATATACGGTGTACTGACATTGTTTCTTAATGACTGGTATGGAATGACAAGGTATGGAATTCCGCTTTTGGACCAATCCTTCAAAGGGATTATTGCTAGATGGGATGTGTTTTACAACTTTACTTTGCTTCGAATGATTTCATTTAATCTTGATTACattcaaagaagaagtgctaagttaaaagaaaaagaagaaaagagctTAAGCGAACAAATGCGCGTCGTTCGCAATGTCGACAGCTACAACAACGTAAACATAAACgtaaacaacaataaagaagaagaagaagatgatgatgctgcTGTTGAGTTTGACTTTGACGATGACAAAAGTTTGGCCAATTTAGATGACAAAGGGCGTCTCAACGCGCCTTTGCCTTTAGAGGATTACAATGCTTTCAACTACTTAGCTTACGTCACCTACGCACCATTGTTTATTGCTGGTCCAATAGTTACATTCAACGATTACATTTACCAATCAAACTATCAACAGTCTGTGACTGTTAAAGATTATAAAAGAATATTTGTCTACTTTCTCaggtttttattttgtttattaacAATGGAGTTTGTGTTGCATTTTATGTACGTTGTTGCTGtatcaaagacaaaagcTTGGGAAGGCGACACACCATTCCAGATCTCGATGTTGGGAATGTTCAATCTCAACGTTATTTGGCTAAAACTTCTTATACCATGGAGGCTTTTCCGCTTCTGGAGTCTTCTCGATGGCATTGACCCACCTGAAAACATGATTCGCTGTATGGATAACAATTTCTCAGCGTTGGCATTCTGGAGGGCATGGCACAGATCTTTCAATAGGTGGGTTATCagatatatttatataccTATGGGAGGAGGAGGACACTATAGAATCCTTAATAGCTTATTGGTGTTCAGTTTTGTTGCAATATGGCATGATATTGAATTGAGACTTTTGATGTGGGGTTGGCTAGTTGTGCTATTCTTGATCCCCGAAATTACCGCAACAATGTATTTTGCAAGGTATAATGAGAAACCATGGTTTAGGTATTTATGTGGTCTTGGTGCGGTAGTCAACATctggatgatgatgattgcTAATCTTGTTGGATTTTGTTTGGGTAAAGATGGCACATTGCAACTTGTTAAGCAGATTTTCCATTCCATTCTGGgcatttccttttttgtcACGTCgtctttttgtttatttgtcgCATCACAGGTGATGTTTGAATTGAGAGAACGTGAAAAGAGAATGGGAGTTGATGTGAGATGTTAG